A window of Photobacterium sp. GJ3 contains these coding sequences:
- a CDS encoding S8 family peptidase produces the protein MGQDMNLYVSHDNRVRGQGVTIAVIDDGLEIGHPDLAANIRPGSRDVLNNDDDPTPDNPNDAHGTSVAGIAAAVGWNDIGVRGVAPYAGLKGFNWLKYQSMGAWLLSHGEAENTADVRVFNQSYGASTMVPVKYDLNNLNTALKEQSYERVTRESHSGLGSIFVKSAGNSYQSFRMTFDQTLGNTRILPGDYYDSQRVGPANHGLPMQDSNITSDNANFWNLVVSAVNANGVRSSYSSVGSNVFVSAPGGEYGTASPAMITTDISGCDAGYNTVNRLTNGLHGGNQMDPLCDYNGVMNGTSSAAPNTSGAVAMIMSANPDLNWRDIKHILASTATKIDPDHPGVNLTFTDSNQAEMTYSAIPGWQTNAAGYDFHNFYGFGRVNIDDAVAMAQTYPDALPPLTISPWYRITATNDIPDADLAGTVSNYQQASDFVVEAVQVKVDIDHERVHDLAIELVSPSGTRSVILSPRSGLVGQSVNENVRGFEQQLLLSNHFYGESAQGRWQLVVRDTNQAVSHWLAEPNNQQPLLFSQQNNTQDGVLKSWDIRFFGHQG, from the coding sequence GTGGGCCAGGATATGAATTTGTATGTCAGTCATGATAATCGAGTTCGCGGGCAGGGCGTGACGATTGCAGTCATTGATGATGGCCTTGAAATTGGACATCCGGATTTGGCTGCGAATATCCGTCCGGGATCTCGTGATGTGCTCAATAATGACGATGACCCCACACCGGATAACCCAAATGATGCACACGGCACGTCAGTCGCTGGGATTGCAGCTGCAGTTGGCTGGAATGATATCGGTGTTCGCGGCGTTGCACCCTATGCGGGCTTGAAAGGATTTAACTGGCTGAAATATCAATCGATGGGGGCTTGGTTGCTGTCGCATGGGGAAGCTGAGAATACGGCTGATGTCCGTGTATTTAACCAAAGCTATGGTGCTTCAACGATGGTGCCTGTTAAGTACGATCTGAATAATTTGAATACAGCGTTGAAAGAGCAATCATACGAACGGGTAACTCGGGAGTCGCATTCTGGTTTGGGCAGTATTTTCGTGAAATCTGCGGGAAATAGTTATCAAAGTTTCCGTATGACTTTCGATCAAACCCTGGGGAATACCCGTATTTTGCCAGGGGATTATTATGATAGTCAGCGTGTTGGTCCGGCGAACCATGGCCTACCAATGCAGGACAGTAACATCACTTCAGACAATGCCAACTTCTGGAATTTAGTGGTGTCGGCAGTGAATGCCAATGGCGTACGTTCTTCTTACTCTTCCGTGGGTTCGAATGTATTTGTCTCTGCACCCGGTGGAGAATACGGTACGGCCTCTCCAGCAATGATTACGACTGATATCTCAGGCTGTGATGCGGGTTACAATACGGTGAATCGTCTGACCAATGGGCTGCATGGCGGCAATCAAATGGATCCCTTGTGTGATTATAACGGTGTGATGAACGGCACTTCTTCTGCTGCGCCAAATACATCGGGTGCGGTTGCCATGATTATGTCTGCCAACCCAGACTTAAATTGGCGTGATATCAAACATATTCTGGCATCAACGGCGACGAAGATTGACCCGGACCATCCTGGTGTGAATCTAACTTTTACCGACTCAAATCAAGCGGAAATGACTTATTCCGCGATTCCGGGCTGGCAAACCAATGCCGCGGGCTATGATTTCCACAACTTCTATGGATTTGGCCGGGTGAATATCGATGATGCGGTTGCCATGGCTCAAACCTACCCAGACGCGTTACCGCCATTGACGATCTCACCGTGGTACCGCATTACAGCGACCAATGATATTCCGGATGCCGATCTGGCCGGTACGGTGAGCAACTATCAGCAGGCCAGTGACTTTGTGGTCGAGGCGGTTCAGGTCAAAGTTGATATCGATCATGAGCGAGTGCACGATCTGGCGATAGAGCTCGTTTCACCCTCAGGGACGCGCAGTGTCATTCTGTCGCCACGTTCAGGGTTAGTCGGGCAGTCCGTGAATGAGAATGTGCGCGGTTTTGAGCAGCAACTCCTGCTGTCAAACCATTTTTATGGTGAATCTGCACAGGGGCGATGGCAACTGGTTGTTCGGGATACGAATCAGGCCGTTTCTCATTGGCTCGCGGAACCCAATAATCAACAACCGTTGTTGTTCAGCCAGCAAAACAACACTCAGGACGGTGTGCTGAAATCATGGGATATTCGTTTCTTCGGTCATCAGGGGTAA
- the thiS gene encoding sulfur carrier protein ThiS has translation MTTMTVQVNDKALQLTAETSLLQLLEQLALPLDATAVALNQGIISRDSWADTRLSDGDTIALFQAIAGG, from the coding sequence ATGACCACGATGACCGTTCAAGTGAACGACAAAGCCCTGCAACTGACAGCCGAAACATCGCTGCTGCAATTGCTGGAACAACTCGCGCTGCCTTTGGATGCGACGGCGGTTGCACTCAATCAAGGCATTATCAGTCGCGACAGCTGGGCTGATACCCGGCTCAGTGATGGCGATACCATTGCCCTGTTTCAAGCCATTGCCGGAGGTTAA
- a CDS encoding TrkH family potassium uptake protein — MQIRSIIRIVGLLLALFSVTMLVPAFIALLYRDGAGFPFVVTFFILLAGGAALWLPNRHHRRELKARDGFLIVVLFWTVIGSAGAVPFILSKNPDLSFTDSFFESFSALTTTGATVIVGLDALPKAILFYRQMLQWFGGMGIIVLAVAILPVLGIGGMQLYRAEIPGPVKDSKMTPRIAETAKTLWYIYLTLTIACAVAFWAAGMDVFNAIAHSFSTVAIGGFSTHDASIGHYNSPAINMVTVVFLLISACNFSLHFAAFSNRGTHLRTYLRDPEFKAFLVVQVILFAICYSLLMKHHTYDSWWETLDQALFQTVSISTTAGFTTTSFSEWPLFLPVLLLFSSFIGGCAGSTGGGIKVIRVLLLFLQGVRELKRLVHPRAVYTIKVGNKALPQRVVDAVWGFFSAYALVFVMCMLVLVGTGMDELTAFSAVAATLNNLGPGLGQVSVHFGEVNDAAKWTLIVAMLFGRLEVFTLLVLFTPTFWRN; from the coding sequence ATGCAAATTCGTTCCATTATCCGTATCGTTGGCCTGCTGCTGGCACTGTTTAGTGTCACCATGCTGGTTCCAGCCTTTATCGCCTTACTGTACCGGGATGGTGCAGGTTTTCCCTTTGTGGTGACCTTCTTTATCTTACTGGCGGGTGGTGCGGCACTGTGGCTACCTAACCGGCATCACCGGCGAGAACTGAAAGCCCGGGATGGATTTCTGATTGTTGTTTTATTCTGGACCGTTATCGGCAGTGCCGGGGCTGTGCCTTTTATTCTGTCGAAAAACCCGGACCTCTCCTTTACAGACTCATTTTTTGAATCTTTCTCCGCCCTGACAACGACCGGGGCAACTGTGATTGTCGGACTGGATGCTTTGCCGAAGGCGATTCTTTTTTATCGTCAGATGCTGCAATGGTTCGGCGGGATGGGGATTATTGTCCTAGCTGTCGCGATTTTGCCGGTGCTGGGCATCGGGGGTATGCAGTTGTACCGTGCTGAAATTCCGGGCCCGGTGAAAGACAGTAAGATGACCCCGAGGATCGCAGAAACCGCGAAGACGCTCTGGTACATCTATCTGACGCTGACCATCGCCTGCGCTGTGGCTTTCTGGGCTGCCGGAATGGATGTGTTTAATGCGATAGCCCATAGCTTTTCTACGGTTGCCATTGGCGGGTTTTCGACGCATGACGCCAGTATCGGGCATTACAACAGCCCTGCGATCAATATGGTGACCGTCGTCTTCTTGCTGATCTCTGCCTGTAATTTCTCATTGCACTTTGCAGCCTTTTCAAATCGGGGAACGCATTTGCGAACCTATCTTCGCGATCCTGAATTCAAAGCCTTTCTGGTGGTGCAGGTGATTTTGTTTGCGATTTGCTACAGCTTACTGATGAAGCACCACACTTACGACAGCTGGTGGGAGACACTGGATCAGGCGCTGTTTCAGACGGTATCGATTTCGACGACGGCTGGATTTACGACCACCAGTTTTTCTGAGTGGCCGCTGTTTTTGCCTGTGCTGCTTTTATTCTCCTCTTTTATAGGCGGATGCGCCGGCTCAACCGGTGGTGGTATCAAAGTGATTCGAGTGTTGTTGCTGTTTTTACAGGGTGTGCGTGAGCTGAAGCGTCTGGTGCACCCCCGAGCGGTGTACACCATTAAAGTGGGGAATAAGGCTTTGCCACAACGAGTGGTCGATGCGGTCTGGGGTTTTTTCTCTGCTTATGCGCTGGTATTTGTGATGTGTATGCTGGTGTTGGTTGGAACCGGCATGGACGAACTGACTGCATTTTCGGCCGTCGCTGCAACATTGAACAATCTGGGGCCGGGCTTGGGCCAGGTTTCAGTTCATTTTGGTGAAGTGAATGACGCTGCGAAGTGGACCTTAATTGTCGCCATGTTGTTTGGCCGCCTTGAAGTCTTTACGCTACTGGTTCTGTTTACCCCGACATTCTGGCGTAACTAA
- the crcB gene encoding fluoride efflux transporter CrcB encodes MNQLMTLSFIAAGGALGACSRYLIAELCVVLFGRGFPYGTLAVNVIGSLIMGALMSALNQGWIAATPWRPLIGLGFLGALTTFSTFSMDNLILLQQGALVKAGLNILLNVVLSLAACFLGYQLLQRG; translated from the coding sequence ATGAATCAATTGATGACGCTGAGTTTCATTGCCGCAGGCGGTGCTTTAGGTGCCTGCAGCCGTTACCTCATTGCTGAGCTCTGCGTAGTCCTGTTCGGACGGGGATTTCCTTACGGTACACTGGCGGTCAATGTGATCGGTTCACTGATCATGGGGGCTCTGATGTCTGCGCTGAACCAAGGCTGGATTGCAGCAACCCCGTGGCGACCACTGATCGGTCTGGGCTTTCTGGGCGCACTCACGACCTTTTCCACTTTTTCAATGGACAACCTGATTCTGCTTCAGCAAGGTGCTCTGGTGAAAGCTGGGCTTAATATCCTGCTCAATGTCGTCCTGAGCCTCGCTGCCTGTTTTCTGGGGTATCAGTTGCTCCAGCGCGGATAA
- a CDS encoding thiazole synthase, which yields MLTIADKTFSSRLFTGTGKYAGRDAMAQSILASGSELVTMALKRVDIENRDDDILAPLREAGVNLLPNTSGAKNAKEAIFAAQLAREALGTNWLKLEIHPDPKYLMPDPIETLAAAETLVQQGFIVLPYCHADPVLCKRLEEVGCAAVMPLGAPIGSNKGLASRDFLDIIIDQARVPVIVDAGIGAPSHAAEAMERGADAVLVNTAIAASADPIAMGRAFKLAVESGRMAFEAGLAGTVNQAVASSPLTAFLDAGS from the coding sequence ATGCTGACCATTGCTGATAAAACATTTTCTTCCCGTCTTTTCACCGGTACCGGTAAGTATGCCGGCCGGGACGCGATGGCACAGTCAATTCTGGCATCCGGCTCTGAGCTGGTGACCATGGCACTCAAGCGGGTCGACATTGAAAACCGGGATGACGATATTCTTGCCCCGCTGCGGGAGGCTGGTGTCAATCTGTTGCCCAATACTTCGGGGGCCAAAAATGCCAAAGAGGCGATTTTTGCCGCGCAACTGGCCCGGGAGGCGCTGGGCACCAACTGGTTGAAGCTGGAAATTCATCCGGATCCCAAGTACCTGATGCCAGACCCGATTGAAACCCTTGCCGCGGCAGAAACCTTGGTACAGCAAGGCTTTATTGTGTTGCCTTATTGCCATGCTGATCCTGTGTTGTGCAAGCGCCTGGAAGAGGTGGGCTGTGCTGCGGTCATGCCTCTGGGGGCGCCGATTGGCTCAAACAAGGGGCTGGCTTCGCGGGATTTTCTCGACATCATTATCGATCAGGCGCGCGTCCCTGTGATTGTGGATGCCGGGATTGGTGCGCCTTCTCATGCGGCTGAGGCGATGGAACGCGGTGCGGATGCGGTGCTGGTGAATACGGCCATCGCGGCATCTGCCGATCCGATTGCCATGGGCCGGGCTTTTAAACTGGCAGTGGAAAGCGGTCGGATGGCGTTTGAGGCGGGCCTTGCGGGCACCGTCAATCAGGCGGTGGCTTCCAGTCCGCTGACCGCATTTCTGGATGCCGGCAGCTAA
- the thiE gene encoding thiamine phosphate synthase has translation MSGDVKQGFPAMEGGIGPLYPVVDDVRWIAQLLPLGVKTVQLRIKDPAHPELEAQIIEAIRLGRAYQAQVFINDYWQLALKHGAYGIHLGQEDLDIADLDALRAAGIRLGVSTRTAAELQRGMAIAPSYVAIGHIFPTPTKEMPTPPQGVAQLSEHLATVGGRFPTVAIGGIDLTNVDAVWQTGVSSIAVVRAVTVAPDTAQALLAFADKLVR, from the coding sequence ATGAGTGGTGATGTAAAACAGGGATTTCCTGCGATGGAGGGCGGCATCGGGCCGCTCTATCCCGTGGTGGATGATGTTCGCTGGATTGCTCAGTTGTTGCCGTTAGGGGTGAAAACCGTTCAGCTACGTATCAAGGATCCGGCGCATCCTGAACTGGAAGCACAAATCATTGAGGCCATCCGTCTGGGACGGGCGTATCAGGCACAGGTGTTTATCAATGATTACTGGCAACTTGCTCTGAAGCACGGTGCTTATGGTATACACCTGGGACAGGAAGATCTGGATATTGCTGATTTGGATGCATTGCGGGCTGCCGGGATCCGTCTGGGCGTTTCAACCCGCACCGCAGCAGAGCTTCAGCGTGGTATGGCGATCGCACCCAGTTATGTGGCGATTGGCCATATTTTCCCGACCCCGACCAAAGAGATGCCAACCCCGCCGCAAGGCGTTGCGCAGTTGTCAGAACATCTGGCGACCGTTGGGGGCCGATTCCCGACCGTGGCGATTGGCGGCATTGACCTGACCAACGTCGATGCAGTCTGGCAGACCGGCGTCTCCAGTATCGCTGTGGTGCGTGCCGTGACTGTCGCCCCGGATACAGCGCAGGCATTGTTAGCCTTCGCAGACAAACTGGTGAGGTGA
- the thiH gene encoding 2-iminoacetate synthase ThiH yields MSYVDVWRQLDWDDVRMSIYSKTAADVERALSRRKRDLEDFKALISPAAEPYLEQMAQQSAALTRQRFGRTIGFYVPLYLSNLCANSCTYCGFTMENKIKRRTLNLAEIERECDAIKAMNFDNVLLVTGEHERKVGMDYFRETVPAIKRHFSYLSMEVQPLDQDDYAELKILGLDAVMVYQETYSAPTYAQHHLRGNKMDFEYRLETPDRLARAGIDKIGIGALIGLEEWRTDCFFVASHLDYLERTYWQSRYSISFPRLRPCTGGLEPKSVMNDRQLVQLICAYRLFNPEVELSMSTRESPHFRDNVLPLGITSMSAGSKTQPGGYADDEPELEQFAISDERAVADVAHSVKQHGFEVVWKDWHPAYSGVQSS; encoded by the coding sequence ATGAGTTATGTCGATGTATGGCGGCAACTGGACTGGGATGATGTCCGGATGTCGATTTACAGCAAGACGGCCGCCGATGTTGAGCGGGCGCTGAGCCGCCGCAAGCGGGATCTGGAAGATTTCAAAGCGCTGATTTCCCCGGCGGCAGAGCCGTATCTGGAGCAGATGGCCCAGCAGTCGGCAGCCCTGACCCGGCAGCGGTTTGGTCGGACCATCGGGTTTTATGTGCCTTTGTATCTGTCGAACCTCTGTGCGAACAGCTGTACTTACTGTGGCTTTACCATGGAAAATAAGATCAAGCGCCGTACCCTGAATCTGGCAGAGATTGAGCGGGAATGCGACGCGATCAAGGCCATGAATTTTGACAATGTGCTGCTGGTGACGGGAGAGCATGAGCGTAAGGTCGGGATGGACTACTTCCGTGAGACTGTCCCGGCGATTAAGCGCCATTTCAGCTATTTATCAATGGAAGTCCAGCCGCTGGATCAGGACGATTATGCCGAACTGAAAATTCTGGGTTTGGATGCGGTGATGGTGTATCAGGAAACTTACAGCGCTCCGACCTATGCTCAGCATCATTTGCGCGGCAATAAGATGGACTTTGAATACCGGCTGGAGACCCCGGACAGGCTGGCCCGGGCAGGGATCGATAAAATCGGCATTGGTGCGCTGATTGGTCTGGAGGAATGGCGCACGGATTGCTTCTTTGTCGCCAGCCATCTGGATTATCTGGAACGCACGTACTGGCAGAGTCGTTATTCGATTTCGTTCCCGCGCCTGCGGCCATGTACCGGTGGTTTAGAACCGAAATCAGTGATGAACGATCGCCAGCTGGTGCAACTGATTTGCGCTTACCGGTTGTTTAATCCGGAAGTGGAATTGTCGATGTCGACCCGGGAATCTCCGCATTTTCGCGACAATGTACTGCCGCTTGGGATCACTAGCATGTCTGCGGGTTCGAAAACCCAGCCGGGCGGCTATGCCGATGACGAACCGGAGCTGGAGCAATTCGCGATCAGTGATGAAAGAGCTGTCGCCGATGTTGCACATTCGGTGAAGCAGCACGGTTTTGAAGTGGTGTGGAAGGACTGGCATCCCGCGTATTCCGGGGTTCAGTCATCCTGA
- a CDS encoding universal stress protein, whose protein sequence is MRLYKSVLLAVNPDHPQAQQQVVKAGVIASHHQADYFLGYVEPGAGEVSFLDIELQLEEAHNAQQQKRMKQLSELAQHSPLPVRAIHLADGDIAAQITKLAHQVKAELVIIGRTRHEILWLNDLHHHLAQKLDCDLLVIR, encoded by the coding sequence ATGAGGCTGTATAAGAGCGTATTGCTGGCGGTGAATCCGGATCATCCGCAGGCGCAACAGCAGGTGGTGAAAGCCGGTGTGATTGCCTCACATCATCAGGCGGATTACTTTCTGGGCTATGTCGAACCAGGTGCCGGGGAGGTCAGTTTTCTGGATATTGAATTACAACTGGAAGAAGCACACAACGCACAGCAGCAAAAAAGGATGAAACAACTGTCTGAGCTGGCGCAGCATTCCCCTCTGCCGGTTCGGGCGATTCATCTGGCAGATGGGGACATTGCAGCACAAATCACAAAGCTGGCCCATCAGGTGAAGGCTGAATTGGTGATTATTGGCCGTACCCGGCACGAGATACTCTGGCTGAACGATCTTCATCATCATCTGGCTCAGAAGCTCGACTGCGATCTGCTGGTGATCCGCTGA
- a CDS encoding YigZ family protein codes for MAQAPYLIPAESVVTEEEIKKSRFITYLAHTSGIEAAKAFVQTIKTRHGDARHNCWAFVAGRPEDSMMWGFSDDGEPSGTAGKPILAQLSGSGVGEITAVVTRYYGGIRLGTGGLVKAYGGGVQQALSVLVSKEKVITSPIYLCCAYNQVPLLEAVMAEYGADVTKADYGADVTLLIEIDSRRVEDFKTCLINRSGDRIRIQDANTAL; via the coding sequence ATGGCACAGGCTCCTTATCTTATCCCGGCAGAATCGGTTGTGACCGAGGAAGAAATTAAAAAAAGTCGGTTTATCACTTATCTGGCGCATACGTCCGGGATAGAGGCTGCCAAAGCGTTTGTTCAGACCATCAAAACCCGTCATGGTGATGCGCGCCACAACTGCTGGGCTTTTGTGGCGGGGCGTCCGGAAGACTCAATGATGTGGGGATTCAGTGATGACGGCGAGCCTTCCGGCACAGCCGGAAAACCGATTCTGGCTCAATTGAGTGGTTCTGGGGTCGGGGAGATCACTGCAGTGGTCACGCGCTATTATGGTGGGATCCGTCTGGGAACTGGCGGTTTGGTGAAAGCTTATGGTGGCGGCGTTCAGCAAGCTCTCTCTGTGCTCGTGTCCAAAGAAAAGGTGATTACTTCACCGATTTATCTGTGCTGTGCGTATAATCAGGTGCCTTTATTAGAAGCTGTAATGGCTGAGTATGGCGCTGACGTGACAAAAGCCGACTATGGCGCGGATGTCACTTTGCTGATTGAGATCGACAGTCGTCGGGTTGAGGACTTTAAGACCTGTCTGATAAATCGCAGTGGCGACCGGATTCGGATTCAGGACGCAAACACGGCTTTATAA
- a CDS encoding HesA/MoeB/ThiF family protein, with translation MLSDESFMRYHRQVQLPEIGESGQQALEQAKVLIIGAGGLGAPAALYLAGAGVGSLVIADGDRVERSNLQRQIIYRDRHQGESKAQAAVAQVKALNPHIRARAVTANLAKLQLAMEISLADVVLDCTDNFDSRHAINQACFAHQKVLISAAAIRWQGQLMSFDFRAQQGPCYHCLFPNGEMKAPQNCSESGIAGPVVGIMGTFQALQAIKAITGSGEPGVGQFRQFDALTLQWQQFGLPMNPQCPVCSKESL, from the coding sequence GTGTTGTCTGATGAATCATTTATGCGCTATCACCGTCAGGTGCAGTTGCCCGAGATTGGTGAGTCGGGTCAGCAGGCCCTTGAGCAGGCGAAGGTTCTGATTATCGGTGCGGGTGGTCTGGGCGCACCGGCTGCGCTCTATCTTGCCGGCGCAGGTGTGGGTAGTCTGGTGATTGCGGATGGCGATCGGGTCGAGCGCTCGAATCTGCAGCGTCAGATTATCTACCGCGATCGGCATCAGGGAGAAAGCAAAGCGCAGGCGGCAGTCGCGCAGGTCAAAGCGCTGAACCCGCATATCCGTGCCCGTGCCGTCACGGCAAATCTGGCCAAACTGCAACTGGCGATGGAAATCAGTCTGGCTGATGTCGTGCTTGACTGTACCGACAATTTCGACAGTCGTCATGCGATCAATCAGGCTTGTTTTGCCCATCAGAAAGTGCTGATTTCTGCCGCGGCGATCCGCTGGCAGGGGCAACTGATGAGTTTTGACTTTCGCGCGCAGCAGGGGCCCTGTTACCACTGCCTGTTTCCGAACGGCGAGATGAAAGCTCCGCAGAACTGCAGTGAATCCGGGATTGCCGGACCTGTGGTCGGCATTATGGGGACATTTCAGGCCCTGCAGGCGATCAAAGCCATTACGGGCAGCGGTGAGCCCGGTGTCGGCCAGTTTCGCCAGTTTGATGCACTAACCCTGCAATGGCAGCAATTTGGACTGCCGATGAACCCGCAATGTCCTGTATGCAGTAAGGAATCTTTATGA
- the thiC gene encoding phosphomethylpyrimidine synthase ThiC — MSSRKQARLEAKQFIDSLTTQAYPNSRKIYVTGSRDDIRVGMREISQADSLVGGDKNNPIFEPNEPIRVYDTSGFYTDPAQAIDIYQGLPKLRESWIEERSDTELLDELSSAYTKERLADDTLDELRFSHRARVRRAQAGQCVTQMHYARQGIITPEMEYIAIRENMGRARYRDEVLNQQHPGQSFGANLPKDITPEFVRKEVAEGRAIIPSNINHPESEPMIIGRNFLVKVNANIGNSAVTSSIEEEVEKLVWSTRWGGDTVMDLSTGRNIHETREWIIRNSPVPIGTVPMYQALEKVNGIAENLTWEVFRDTLLEQAEQGVDYFTIHAGVLLRFVPMTAKRVTGIVSRGGSIMAKWCLAHHKESFLYEHFREICEICAQYDISLSLGDGLRPGSVADANDEAQFSELRTLGELTKIAWEYDVQVMIEGPGHVPMHLIKENMEEQLKHCDEAPFYTLGPLTTDIAPGYDHITSGIGAAMIGWYGCAMLCYVTPKEHLGLPNKDDVKTGLITYKLCAHAADLAKGHPGAQVRDNALSKARFEFRWEDQFNLGLDPDTARAYHDETLPQESGKVAHFCSMCGPKFCSMKISQEVREYAKANEEAQVIQMLEDPLEGMRQKAEEFREKGSELYHQAKNHEAEQA, encoded by the coding sequence ATGTCGAGTCGCAAACAAGCGAGACTGGAAGCGAAACAATTCATTGATTCTCTCACCACCCAAGCCTATCCCAATTCACGAAAAATCTATGTAACCGGCAGCCGGGACGATATCCGTGTCGGGATGCGGGAAATTTCTCAGGCTGATTCATTAGTCGGTGGTGATAAAAATAACCCGATCTTTGAACCGAATGAGCCGATTCGTGTCTACGACACCTCCGGCTTTTATACCGACCCTGCACAGGCCATCGATATCTATCAGGGTTTGCCGAAACTGCGTGAATCCTGGATTGAAGAACGAAGTGATACCGAACTGCTGGATGAACTGAGTTCAGCGTATACCAAAGAACGTCTGGCGGATGACACGTTGGATGAGCTTCGCTTTTCACATCGTGCCCGCGTCCGTCGCGCTCAGGCAGGTCAGTGTGTGACACAGATGCATTATGCCCGTCAGGGGATCATTACACCGGAAATGGAATATATCGCAATTCGCGAAAATATGGGACGCGCCCGTTACCGGGATGAGGTCCTCAACCAGCAGCACCCGGGACAAAGCTTCGGGGCAAACCTGCCTAAAGACATTACCCCTGAATTTGTACGCAAAGAAGTCGCCGAAGGTCGGGCGATTATTCCGTCGAACATCAACCACCCGGAATCGGAGCCGATGATTATCGGCCGGAACTTTCTGGTGAAAGTGAATGCCAACATCGGTAACTCTGCGGTGACGTCTTCCATTGAAGAAGAAGTGGAGAAGCTGGTCTGGTCGACACGCTGGGGCGGCGATACCGTGATGGATCTGTCGACCGGACGTAATATCCATGAAACGCGTGAGTGGATCATTCGCAACAGCCCGGTGCCTATCGGCACGGTGCCTATGTATCAGGCGCTGGAGAAAGTGAACGGTATTGCCGAGAATCTGACCTGGGAAGTGTTCCGCGATACCTTGCTGGAGCAAGCAGAGCAGGGCGTCGACTACTTCACTATTCATGCCGGTGTCTTGCTGCGGTTTGTACCGATGACAGCGAAGCGTGTCACGGGCATCGTATCCCGTGGGGGCTCCATCATGGCGAAATGGTGCCTGGCCCATCATAAAGAAAGCTTCCTGTATGAGCATTTCCGCGAGATTTGCGAGATCTGTGCCCAGTACGATATTTCTCTGTCACTCGGCGATGGTCTGCGTCCGGGCTCGGTGGCCGATGCGAACGATGAAGCGCAGTTCAGTGAACTGCGAACTTTGGGTGAGCTGACCAAAATTGCGTGGGAATACGATGTTCAGGTGATGATTGAAGGACCGGGGCATGTCCCGATGCATCTGATCAAAGAGAACATGGAAGAGCAGCTCAAACACTGCGATGAAGCGCCTTTCTACACCCTGGGCCCGCTGACCACGGATATTGCACCGGGTTATGACCATATCACTTCGGGGATCGGCGCGGCCATGATTGGCTGGTATGGCTGTGCCATGTTGTGCTACGTCACGCCGAAGGAGCACTTAGGTCTGCCGAATAAGGATGACGTCAAAACCGGCCTGATCACCTACAAGCTTTGTGCGCATGCCGCGGATCTGGCGAAAGGCCATCCGGGGGCACAGGTACGTGACAATGCGCTGTCTAAGGCGCGGTTCGAGTTCCGCTGGGAAGATCAGTTCAATCTGGGCCTCGACCCGGATACTGCCCGTGCTTATCACGATGAAACGCTGCCGCAGGAATCCGGCAAGGTCGCACATTTCTGCTCGATGTGCGGTCCGAAATTCTGTTCGATGAAAATCTCTCAGGAAGTGCGCGAGTACGCCAAAGCGAATGAAGAAGCGCAGGTGATTCAGATGCTTGAGGACCCGCTGGAAGGGATGCGTCAGAAGGCAGAGGAATTCCGTGAGAAAGGCAGCGAGCTGTATCATCAGGCAAAAAACCATGAGGCGGAGCAGGCATGA